GTTAGATTTAACATTAATGGTGTTTTCTACACTAAAACTACTAATAATGATGGAGTTGCTGATTTGGGTATTATGTTAAGACCTGGAACATATATTTTGACTGCATATAATCCTGCAAATGGTGAAGAAAGAGGAATCACCATAACTGTAAAATCTTTAATAGTTCAAAGTGATTTAACTAAATACTACTTAAATGCTTCCAGATTCCAGGCAACCATTTATAATAAGGATGGAAGCTTGGCGGTAAACAAAGAAGTAACCTTTAACATCAACGGTGTTTTCTATCATAAAACCACGGATTCAAATGGTGTAGCTAGTTTAGGTATTGCTTTAAGGCCTGGAGAATATATTATCACAACTATTGTTGATGGACTTGATATTGGAAACAAGGTCACTGTACTTCCTACATTAGTAACTAAAGATTTGGATATGAAATACCTTGATGGAAGTGACTTTACTGCACAAACCTTGGACGGTCAGGGTAAGCCATTAGCTAACCAAAATGTATCATTTAATGTGAATGGTGTATTTTATCATAAAGTCACTAATGAGGACGGTATTGCAAGTCTAAAAATCAGATTGATGAGTGGTGAATACATTATAACTTCCTCATGGAATAATTTCCAAACAGGAAACACTATAAAAATTAGTCCTTAAGAGAATTTCTCTTATTCTCTTAACTTTTTCTTTTTTTATTATAATTTTTATTGGATATCAAAAATAGCTATTTTAATATTTCAAGTATTTTCAATCCTAATTTTGTTGTTTTATAAAGTCTGCCTTTTTTAGCATTTTCATTGAGACATATTACTAGTTTTTTACTTTTCAAATCATTTAATGCACTGGATACTTGTGTTGGACGTAAATTGGTTTCTTTTGCAATTTCAGAAGGCATTTTATAATCATTGCCAGACAATGACTTTATTGTTTTGTACCGTGAAGATGATACTTTTATAAATCCGATAATTTCCCAGATATTTTCTTCATTTTCTTTTTTATTCATGTTATATGTCTTTATGTTGCATTAATCACTTTTTTATTTATAACTTTATTCTGTATTATTTTATTTTTACTTGGTTTTTGTTCTATTTATTATGTTTTAGTAACAATTTTATACTACTTGTCACAAAAATGTTATTTGTAAGTTAAACATGGTTTTAATTTACATTTTTATGATGATGGCTTGGCTATTGTTATAAAACATCATTTACTATTTAATTTCAATGTAAAAGTAGTAAATTTGGGAAATATGGGATAAATTAACTTAAGAATTATACTTGTCTGTTTAATAAAAGAATAGGTAAAATTTTGCACATTTTAGGGGTTTGTGCAATTTTTTTAAGATAATGGCTGTCATTTATATGCAGTCTGAATTTTTTAAATAGATGTATAATTCTTGTTAATTTTAATTATTTCAGCTTTTTTTATATTTCTAAAGTCATTCAAATCTTTAAACTTAAAAATACTGGTTTATTTTTTAATATTATTTTACTTACTAAAATTTACTAAAATAGAAAGCTTTTTATATAGCAATTTGCCAATATTTAAATAGTAAATTAACTTAAATTATTTATTGTTGAATTATATTGAACTAAAAAATTATGTAGAGGTAGGTTTCATGAAATTTGAAGAACAAGAATCAATCGACGATTCCTCAAAAGAAACTGTATTAAAGCCTGAAATAGAAGAAAATGAGGCTTTTGAAAAAATTGAACCAATGTTAGATTATGGTAATATTAAAAGTTCAAAAGATATTGAAGTTCCTCCATTATTAATTGATCAAGTTATTGGACACGAAGAGTCCATTGA
This genomic stretch from Methanobrevibacter smithii ATCC 35061 harbors:
- a CDS encoding transcriptional regulator; its protein translation is MNKKENEENIWEIIGFIKVSSSRYKTIKSLSGNDYKMPSEIAKETNLRPTQVSSALNDLKSKKLVICLNENAKKGRLYKTTKLGLKILEILK